The Mytilus trossulus isolate FHL-02 chromosome 3, PNRI_Mtr1.1.1.hap1, whole genome shotgun sequence genome contains a region encoding:
- the LOC134709243 gene encoding claudin domain-containing protein 2-like produces MYCFKDTAPIVIAGFIITVSAFVIHLIGFATPYWIRDYDSHDGLWLVCDDQNHQCFSMSGLVQELPAKFKATQALECIAFFAYVAAVVCASLQTFVMKQRILYIVGALTNFVAGGFSLIGCIIFSTIENINTSDLHFSFAFCIIASMGGVAAGVLFILAWKWIPAN; encoded by the exons atgtattgttttaaagataCTGCTCCTATAGTGATAGCTGGATTTATTATAACAGTTTCTGCATTTGTAATACACTTGATAGGATTTGCAACGCCTTATTGGATAAGGGATTATGATTCCCATGACGGATTATGGCTCGTCTGTGATGACCAAAATCATCAATGTTTCAGTATGTCAG GTTTGGTTCAAGAATTACCTGCCAAGTTTAAAGCTACTCAAGCATTGGAATGTATAGCTTTCTTTGCTTATGTTGCTGCTGTTGTGTGTGCTTCACTCCAAACATTTGTTATGAAACAGAGAATATTGTACATAGTCGGAGCTCTTACCAACTTCGTGGCAG GAGGTTTTAGTTTGATTGGATGCATCATCTTTTCCACTATTGAAAACATTAATACAAGTGATTTACATTTCTCGTTTGCGTTTTGTATCATAGCTAGTATGGGAGGAGTTGCGGCTGGTGTGTTATTCATCCTGGCGTGGAAATGGATACCggcaaactaa